A portion of the Microbulbifer agarilyticus genome contains these proteins:
- a CDS encoding TonB-dependent receptor encodes MSLTNKRFRPALLSAAIAASVTSVGVFAQEEDGNTGLEEITVTGFRKSVMDSIGTKRDATSVVEAISAEDIGKLPDSSIADAISRLPGLATQRLDGRSSRVSIRGFGENESATTFNGREQVSISDNRGVEFDLYPSEIMSGVTVHKTPQANIDAEGIAGVIDMQTVKPLERGERTVQFNGQMEMTGFDKLNPDGEDQGQRFTFSYIDQFADDTIGVALAVNSMSSPSQEERWNSWGYPEFEVDGEQYSILGGAKPFVRSSVLDRDSVMLVVQAQPNDRLNTTFDALYVDFADEKILRGIEVPFAWGQGSLSADFADVDPATGFITSANTDGQRVVVRNDFESRKAELTSFGFNAEFEATDDLQLEFDVSHSAVERQIWSFESYAGTGRGNDNGVADNLSYTFKPGNTGVNFTHELDYSDFDLIQLGGPLTWGWSQALNDSLGITGTPLENSGQDGFLNTPEIDDELTSLKLAATQMVEAGIVNEISYGISYRDREKTKRSQGYYMTLDGFPTEFEGTLVVPEQYRLGSTSLDFIGMGDMVAYDARGLLNDGYYNLTDEALTGIQHLTGSYTVQEAVTAAFVQANFETEVVGFPLTGNLGARYVHTDQRSEGYAGDVRDGLVVGVENNVEHDYGHFLPSLNLSLALTDAQTVRFGAAKTISRARMDEMNSSVTVSPSGSPDGNGNFWSVGGGNPYLEPKEAVGLDLSYENYFSEEGYFSVALFWKDLSSWHFDDNYVIDIAEMPGYDPARAEPGAGSLATRYSKVNGGGGTLQGYELSGSLPFNIFHESLDGFGLIASHTGLSQDIEDLNGNEFELPGLSESIQTFTVYYDNHGFSARTSLRKRDDFKGEVYGTGFSTEQVDVVGETLVDAQIGYDFAESGIGGLEGLSVFLQGQNLTDEPFTTLSGDNALQVRDYQSYGKTYLMGFSYKL; translated from the coding sequence ATGAGTCTGACAAACAAACGATTTCGACCGGCGCTGCTGTCCGCAGCTATCGCCGCGTCCGTAACTTCCGTTGGCGTATTCGCGCAGGAAGAAGACGGAAACACTGGCCTCGAAGAGATTACCGTTACCGGTTTCCGTAAGAGTGTTATGGACTCCATCGGAACCAAACGCGATGCCACATCGGTAGTTGAAGCTATTTCTGCAGAAGATATTGGCAAGCTGCCGGATTCCTCTATCGCTGACGCGATCTCCCGTCTGCCAGGTCTTGCGACCCAGCGTCTGGACGGTCGTTCTAGCCGCGTATCTATTCGTGGTTTCGGTGAAAACGAAAGCGCCACCACCTTCAATGGTCGTGAGCAGGTTTCCATCAGTGATAACCGCGGCGTAGAGTTCGATCTCTACCCCTCCGAAATTATGAGCGGTGTTACCGTTCACAAAACTCCGCAGGCCAACATCGATGCTGAAGGCATCGCTGGCGTGATTGACATGCAAACCGTTAAGCCGCTTGAGCGCGGTGAGCGTACTGTGCAGTTCAACGGCCAGATGGAAATGACTGGATTCGATAAGTTGAATCCAGACGGTGAAGACCAGGGCCAGCGTTTCACCTTCTCTTATATCGACCAGTTTGCCGATGACACCATTGGTGTGGCACTGGCTGTAAACTCCATGAGCTCTCCGAGCCAGGAAGAGCGTTGGAATTCCTGGGGCTACCCTGAATTTGAAGTAGACGGCGAGCAATACTCCATTCTTGGTGGTGCCAAGCCGTTTGTACGCTCTTCTGTGCTGGATCGTGACTCAGTCATGTTGGTTGTCCAGGCTCAGCCTAACGATCGCCTGAACACTACTTTTGATGCTCTGTACGTAGACTTCGCCGATGAAAAAATTCTGCGCGGTATCGAAGTACCGTTCGCATGGGGCCAGGGTTCCTTGTCCGCAGATTTTGCTGACGTTGATCCAGCCACCGGCTTTATCACCAGCGCCAATACTGACGGCCAGCGTGTTGTTGTACGTAACGACTTCGAAAGCCGCAAAGCGGAGCTGACCTCTTTCGGCTTCAATGCCGAGTTTGAAGCGACCGACGATCTGCAGCTGGAATTCGATGTCAGCCACTCTGCGGTTGAGCGTCAAATCTGGAGCTTCGAAAGCTACGCAGGTACTGGCCGTGGTAACGACAATGGTGTTGCTGACAACCTGAGCTATACCTTCAAGCCGGGCAACACTGGAGTGAACTTCACTCATGAACTGGATTACAGTGATTTTGACCTGATTCAGCTGGGTGGCCCGCTGACTTGGGGCTGGAGCCAGGCACTGAACGACAGCCTGGGCATCACCGGTACTCCGCTGGAAAACTCTGGTCAGGACGGCTTCCTGAATACTCCTGAAATTGATGACGAGCTGACCTCCCTGAAGCTGGCTGCAACCCAAATGGTTGAAGCTGGTATCGTCAATGAAATCAGCTACGGTATCTCTTACCGCGATCGCGAAAAGACCAAGCGCTCTCAGGGTTACTACATGACCCTTGACGGTTTCCCGACTGAATTCGAGGGTACTCTGGTTGTGCCTGAGCAGTACCGTCTGGGCAGCACCTCTCTCGACTTTATCGGTATGGGCGACATGGTTGCGTACGACGCGCGCGGCCTGCTGAACGACGGTTACTACAACCTGACTGACGAAGCCTTGACTGGTATTCAGCACCTCACCGGTTCTTACACCGTGCAGGAAGCGGTTACTGCTGCGTTTGTGCAGGCGAACTTCGAAACTGAAGTTGTTGGCTTCCCGCTGACCGGTAATTTGGGTGCGCGCTATGTGCATACCGACCAGCGCTCCGAAGGCTACGCTGGTGATGTTCGAGACGGACTGGTAGTTGGCGTTGAGAACAATGTCGAGCACGACTATGGTCACTTCCTTCCTAGCTTGAACCTGTCTCTGGCTCTGACCGATGCGCAGACTGTACGTTTCGGTGCAGCGAAGACCATTTCCCGTGCGCGCATGGATGAGATGAACTCTTCTGTTACCGTTTCTCCTTCTGGCAGCCCGGATGGCAACGGAAACTTCTGGTCTGTTGGCGGCGGTAACCCGTACCTGGAGCCGAAAGAAGCTGTAGGTCTGGACCTGTCTTACGAGAACTACTTCAGCGAAGAGGGATACTTCTCTGTAGCGCTATTCTGGAAAGATCTGAGCAGCTGGCACTTCGATGACAACTACGTAATCGATATCGCTGAAATGCCTGGATATGATCCGGCTCGTGCCGAGCCTGGCGCAGGCTCACTCGCGACTCGCTACAGTAAGGTCAACGGTGGCGGTGGTACCCTGCAGGGTTACGAACTGTCTGGTTCCCTGCCGTTCAACATCTTCCACGAGAGCCTTGATGGTTTTGGTCTTATCGCCAGCCACACTGGCCTGAGCCAGGACATCGAAGACCTGAATGGTAATGAGTTTGAACTGCCAGGTCTGTCTGAGAGCATCCAGACTTTCACTGTGTACTACGACAACCACGGCTTCTCCGCCCGTACCAGCCTGCGTAAGCGCGATGACTTCAAAGGCGAAGTTTACGGTACTGGCTTCTCTACCGAGCAGGTGGATGTAGTTGGCGAAACTCTGGTTGATGCGCAAATCGGTTACGATTTTGCTGAGTCCGGCATCGGTGGTCTGGAAGGACTGTCCGTATTCCTGCAAGGTCAGAACCTGACCGACGAGCCGTTCACCACTCTGAGTGGCGACAACGCTCTGCAGGTTCGTGACTACCAGAGCTACGGCAAGACTTACCTGATGGGCTTCAGCTACAAGCTGTAA
- the glk gene encoding glucokinase, giving the protein MTRIVADIGGTNARFAVAIPEGSGYRLDAIQVVNCAKFGDFYAAMGQWLEELSCDVPKEACVAVAGPVEKTPQGGRVTMTNLGWDIRAEELCARFSFERALVVNDFAALALSLPRLPEADKWALRDVPAQQAGPMVVLGPGTGLGVAGLVSEGGSYRVVPGEGGHANLSAGSERELELLRILAREQMPVYNEYVLSGGGLVNLYRAVCALHGRPAEELTPPDVSGRGLDGSDSMCRETLIDFLNFLGSAAGDAALYYVARGGVFLGGGVLPRIESLLPESEFEQRFVTKGQLGDWLQGVRVEVLKAGYPALIGAAAWLER; this is encoded by the coding sequence ATGACCAGAATCGTCGCAGATATCGGCGGTACCAACGCCCGCTTCGCGGTGGCCATTCCTGAGGGAAGTGGTTATCGGCTGGACGCTATTCAGGTGGTGAACTGCGCTAAGTTTGGTGACTTTTACGCTGCGATGGGTCAATGGCTCGAAGAGCTGTCGTGCGATGTGCCCAAGGAGGCGTGTGTTGCCGTTGCCGGCCCCGTGGAAAAGACCCCGCAGGGTGGCCGGGTAACCATGACCAACCTGGGTTGGGATATCCGCGCAGAAGAGTTGTGTGCGCGCTTTTCGTTCGAGCGCGCCCTGGTTGTTAATGATTTCGCTGCTTTGGCTTTGTCTCTGCCACGCCTGCCTGAAGCCGATAAGTGGGCCCTGCGCGATGTACCTGCGCAGCAAGCGGGGCCGATGGTGGTTCTGGGGCCGGGTACCGGCCTTGGCGTTGCAGGTCTGGTCAGCGAAGGCGGCAGCTACCGTGTGGTGCCCGGCGAGGGCGGCCATGCCAACCTCTCTGCTGGCAGCGAGCGCGAACTGGAGCTGCTGCGCATCCTCGCTCGCGAGCAGATGCCGGTATATAACGAGTATGTGTTGAGCGGCGGTGGTCTGGTGAACCTGTACCGCGCCGTATGCGCGCTCCACGGTCGCCCGGCAGAAGAGCTGACTCCGCCAGACGTCAGTGGCCGCGGCCTGGATGGTTCCGACTCAATGTGCCGTGAAACCCTGATCGACTTCCTCAACTTCCTCGGTAGCGCCGCTGGTGATGCTGCCCTCTACTATGTCGCCCGCGGTGGTGTATTCCTCGGTGGTGGCGTGCTGCCGCGCATCGAATCCCTGTTGCCTGAAAGTGAATTCGAGCAGCGCTTTGTGACCAAAGGGCAGCTCGGTGACTGGTTGCAGGGGGTGCGGGTAGAAGTGCTGAAGGCCGGCTACCCGGCGCTGATTGGCGCTGCCGCCTGGCTGGAGCGCTAA
- a CDS encoding helix-turn-helix domain-containing protein, producing the protein MKQYIFNIHDVVLLMTAAECLLLAVFQAILPTRSRHDGRLLIAFLLIIAVASACTLALWNDQFSLAPWLEQTLLPYLLFSALLLKGPAIYLYVCSLTRQNFTFTRGMALHLLPALLVILCLAIFNISSNDLRHAAAGQGFSATVISLVWDLASLAPFAYAVAALRQLRRYRHALKDEYSHYSEVELNWLTALVWGVCVAWAWTTVVHVVAKFSSQSVADYMGIADNYLSFILINAFFAYSLTYAHQLLATQPEETSQERVPEEDEPSEPAIEKVRNAMESDKIYLKKNLNLEQFSDRIALPAKEVSAVINKHFGTNFFEYVNSYRVEAAKSLLADPGKADMTVLDVLLESGFNSKSAFHRFFSRLVGMSPTEFRKQALADAKVS; encoded by the coding sequence ATGAAACAATATATTTTCAATATTCACGACGTGGTGCTATTGATGACCGCTGCGGAATGCCTGCTGCTGGCAGTGTTCCAGGCGATCCTCCCGACCCGCTCCCGCCATGACGGCCGGCTGTTGATTGCGTTTCTGCTTATTATTGCCGTCGCCTCGGCCTGCACCCTGGCTCTGTGGAACGACCAGTTTTCACTGGCGCCCTGGCTCGAACAGACACTGCTCCCTTACCTGCTGTTTAGCGCATTGCTGCTCAAGGGGCCGGCGATCTATCTTTATGTCTGCTCGCTCACCCGCCAGAATTTTACGTTTACGCGAGGCATGGCCTTACACCTCCTGCCGGCGCTACTAGTGATTCTGTGCCTGGCGATTTTCAACATCTCGAGCAATGACTTGCGCCACGCGGCCGCTGGACAGGGGTTTTCGGCGACCGTCATCTCGCTGGTCTGGGATCTTGCCTCTTTGGCGCCCTTCGCCTACGCGGTTGCGGCACTGCGACAGCTCCGCCGCTACCGTCACGCGCTGAAGGATGAGTACTCCCATTACTCAGAGGTCGAACTCAACTGGTTAACCGCTCTGGTGTGGGGCGTATGTGTGGCCTGGGCCTGGACCACCGTGGTGCATGTGGTGGCCAAATTCTCCAGCCAGAGCGTGGCCGACTATATGGGGATTGCCGACAACTATCTGTCGTTCATCCTGATTAATGCCTTCTTCGCCTACAGCCTCACCTATGCGCACCAGTTACTGGCCACCCAACCGGAAGAGACAAGCCAGGAACGCGTTCCGGAGGAAGACGAGCCCTCGGAGCCGGCAATCGAGAAGGTGCGAAATGCCATGGAGAGCGACAAGATTTACCTGAAAAAAAACCTGAACCTGGAACAATTTTCTGACCGAATCGCACTTCCAGCGAAAGAAGTTTCCGCGGTAATCAATAAACACTTCGGTACCAACTTCTTTGAGTACGTAAACAGCTACCGCGTGGAAGCGGCCAAGTCTCTATTAGCCGACCCCGGTAAGGCGGACATGACCGTACTCGATGTATTGCTGGAGTCAGGCTTCAATAGCAAGTCAGCCTTCCACCGTTTCTTCAGCCGTCTCGTCGGCATGTCGCCCACCGAGTTCCGCAAGCAAGCGCTGGCGGATGCCAAGGTTTCTTAA
- a CDS encoding glycoside hydrolase family 3 protein, translated as MVFKERILLGLISALVAGGGLLGCADQVENQVADQQGESVHPHWPVLTSGIAKDPEIESRIDALLAKMSLEEKIGQMIQVEIRFATPDEVRDYHIGSILNGGGAFPNNNKHASVADWVALADEYYRASVDTRDGGVAIPMIWGTDAVHGHNNVIGATLFPHNIALGAAQNPALMRKIGEATAAEVSATGIEWVFAPTLAVVRDDRWGRTYESYSEDPELVRAYAGELVQGMQGAPGDQEILNGKRVVSTAKHYIADGGTENGIDRGDAIMSEEDLIKYHAQGYFSAIEAGVQTVMASFSSWNGEKLHGHKYLMTDVLKERLGFDGFVVGDWAGHQFVNGCSNVSCPQAINAGLDMFMAPDPNWRELYKNTLAEAKSGEISPARLDDAVRRILRVKLRAGLFEAGLPSARPFAGDESLIGAAEHRAIARQAVRESLVLLKNNDQLLPLARNQRVLVAGDGADNIGKQSGGWSITWQGTGNENADFPGATSVYGGINEVVTAAGGQVELSADGSFEEKPDVAVVVFGEDPYAEMQGDIANVNYAGASDLALLKKLRDQGIPVVSLFITGRPLWVNPHINASDAFAVIWLPGTEAGGVADVLFRDEAGNVNFDFTGKLTFSWPGDATPALHNRGESEAVAQFAYGYGLSYEEGMELTLLSEESGLQPVSGSGTLAVFNGRALDPWRFEVIDATNTRSTIASSVSELNGIRVQSVDRNVQEDSRRLQWNGQGNAIAGFFANQRTDLSGFVSNQGALIFDVKVDAAPSDAVILGMNCGMDCGAEQPITDLLKGVAQGKWQTLAVDLKCLAEAGGKMDLVLSPFYVRTAGELDMTVHNVRIAQTDTAKVSCG; from the coding sequence ATGGTGTTTAAGGAGCGAATTTTACTGGGGCTCATTTCGGCACTGGTTGCCGGTGGTGGGCTACTGGGCTGTGCCGACCAGGTGGAAAATCAGGTTGCCGACCAGCAGGGCGAGTCGGTGCATCCTCACTGGCCGGTGCTGACCTCGGGAATCGCGAAAGATCCCGAAATAGAGTCGCGTATCGATGCGCTGTTGGCCAAGATGTCGCTGGAAGAAAAAATCGGCCAAATGATTCAGGTCGAGATTCGCTTCGCCACCCCGGACGAAGTGCGTGACTATCACATCGGCTCCATTCTTAACGGTGGTGGCGCCTTCCCCAATAACAACAAGCATGCGAGTGTCGCCGACTGGGTAGCACTGGCGGATGAGTACTATCGCGCGTCGGTGGATACCCGCGACGGCGGTGTGGCAATCCCGATGATCTGGGGCACCGATGCCGTTCACGGCCACAACAATGTGATCGGCGCGACCCTGTTCCCCCACAATATTGCTCTCGGCGCAGCGCAAAACCCCGCGTTGATGCGCAAGATTGGCGAGGCAACCGCAGCGGAAGTTTCCGCGACCGGTATTGAATGGGTATTTGCCCCCACGCTGGCGGTGGTTCGCGATGACCGCTGGGGACGTACCTATGAATCCTATTCCGAAGACCCCGAGCTGGTACGCGCCTACGCGGGTGAGCTGGTGCAGGGCATGCAGGGTGCCCCCGGTGACCAGGAAATCTTGAACGGTAAGCGCGTTGTTAGTACAGCCAAGCACTATATCGCCGATGGTGGTACCGAGAATGGCATCGACCGTGGCGATGCGATCATGAGCGAAGAGGACCTAATCAAGTATCACGCTCAGGGTTACTTCTCCGCGATTGAAGCCGGCGTACAGACCGTAATGGCCTCATTCAGCAGCTGGAACGGCGAGAAATTACACGGCCACAAATACCTGATGACCGACGTGCTGAAAGAGCGCCTTGGCTTCGACGGCTTTGTGGTGGGTGACTGGGCTGGCCACCAGTTCGTCAACGGCTGCAGCAATGTGAGTTGCCCGCAGGCGATCAACGCCGGCCTGGATATGTTTATGGCGCCGGACCCGAACTGGCGGGAGCTGTACAAAAATACCCTGGCCGAGGCGAAAAGCGGTGAAATTTCTCCCGCGCGCCTGGACGACGCGGTGCGCCGTATTCTGCGCGTGAAACTGCGCGCGGGCCTGTTTGAGGCCGGCCTGCCTTCAGCCCGTCCTTTTGCCGGTGATGAGAGCCTGATTGGTGCCGCCGAGCACCGCGCTATTGCCCGACAGGCGGTGCGCGAGTCTTTGGTATTGCTCAAGAACAACGACCAACTGTTGCCGTTGGCCCGCAATCAACGGGTTCTGGTTGCAGGCGACGGAGCCGACAACATCGGCAAGCAATCCGGCGGCTGGAGTATTACCTGGCAGGGCACAGGGAACGAGAATGCGGATTTCCCGGGTGCGACTTCCGTGTACGGTGGTATTAATGAAGTTGTTACTGCGGCCGGTGGCCAGGTAGAGCTGTCGGCAGACGGCAGCTTCGAGGAAAAACCGGACGTGGCCGTGGTGGTCTTTGGTGAGGATCCATATGCAGAGATGCAGGGTGACATCGCCAATGTAAATTACGCTGGTGCATCCGACCTGGCTCTGCTGAAGAAATTGCGTGACCAGGGTATCCCGGTTGTAAGTTTGTTCATCACTGGTCGCCCATTGTGGGTTAACCCGCATATCAATGCCTCCGATGCTTTTGCGGTGATCTGGCTGCCGGGTACCGAAGCGGGTGGCGTGGCCGACGTTCTTTTCCGCGATGAGGCTGGCAACGTAAACTTCGATTTCACCGGCAAGTTGACCTTCTCCTGGCCAGGCGACGCAACTCCAGCGTTGCACAATCGTGGTGAAAGTGAAGCCGTGGCACAGTTTGCTTATGGTTATGGCCTGAGCTATGAGGAAGGCATGGAGCTCACGCTCCTGTCAGAGGAAAGTGGTCTGCAGCCTGTTTCAGGCAGCGGCACGCTGGCAGTGTTCAACGGCCGTGCGTTGGACCCATGGCGCTTCGAGGTGATCGATGCCACAAATACCCGCTCAACCATTGCCAGCAGTGTGTCTGAGTTGAATGGTATCCGTGTGCAATCCGTAGACCGCAACGTGCAGGAAGACAGCCGTCGCCTGCAGTGGAACGGGCAGGGCAATGCGATTGCCGGTTTCTTCGCGAACCAGCGCACCGATCTCTCCGGCTTTGTCAGTAACCAGGGTGCACTGATCTTTGATGTAAAAGTGGATGCGGCCCCCAGCGACGCGGTAATCCTCGGCATGAATTGCGGTATGGATTGTGGTGCCGAGCAGCCGATTACCGATTTGCTGAAAGGCGTGGCGCAAGGGAAGTGGCAAACCCTCGCCGTCGACCTGAAGTGTCTAGCTGAAGCAGGCGGGAAGATGGATCTGGTATTGTCACCCTTCTACGTACGCACTGCGGGTGAGCTGGATATGACGGTGCACAATGTGCGCATCGCTCAGACCGATACGGCGAAAGTGAGCTGTGGTTAA
- a CDS encoding glycoside hydrolase family 16 protein — protein sequence MSSKLFHASLLSLSIGLVACGGGSSGGANDNDADLGGPVDPPASDRPEQCLEDPMNSGYCLVWADEFSGDGIDSANWSHEVNCWGGGNNEAQCYVDDAENAWVADDMLHIKAIRQDAVGPSRVDDDPAYDPNDTSGSGSYTSARLRTKGLADWKYGRFEMRAKLPQGQGSWPAFWMLPTEGVYGGWPLSGEIDIVEAVNLKVGGEDKVHGTLHYGGSWPGNKYSGESYQIPGGLNPADDFHTYAVEWEEGEVRWYVDGDHYATQTSEGWYTTADLENPLAPFDQSFHLILNLAVGGNWPANVNDTGIDESVFPQEFVIDYVRVYQCSEDFATGKGCGMTDGDFVLNPGIQPPAAPDGDGDELVIFDGEAKAPYSWFTWTASGDIGYATVDAGGDYGDVAEVTYNTNQGIGFFQSDATYDLSAYTYVEFDLRVTAEPADPGTASLTFRADCVYPCSSGDYPLDMPALNEWTHFQIPVMDLTNAGLNAASVNTPFIISPGWDNQLGAVLQLDNIRWVK from the coding sequence ATGAGCAGCAAGTTATTTCACGCTTCCCTTCTTTCGCTTTCGATCGGACTGGTGGCCTGTGGTGGCGGCAGTTCCGGAGGCGCTAACGACAATGATGCGGACCTCGGCGGGCCGGTTGACCCTCCGGCAAGTGACCGGCCCGAGCAATGCCTCGAAGACCCGATGAATTCGGGCTATTGCCTGGTGTGGGCGGATGAATTCTCTGGCGACGGGATCGACTCTGCGAACTGGTCACACGAAGTCAATTGCTGGGGCGGTGGCAACAATGAAGCGCAATGCTACGTCGACGATGCCGAGAATGCCTGGGTCGCCGACGACATGTTACACATCAAGGCGATCCGCCAAGACGCAGTCGGCCCGAGCCGTGTGGATGATGACCCCGCGTACGACCCCAATGATACCAGTGGCAGTGGTAGCTATACCTCTGCGCGCCTCCGCACCAAAGGGCTTGCTGACTGGAAATACGGCCGCTTTGAGATGCGCGCAAAATTGCCGCAAGGGCAGGGCAGCTGGCCGGCGTTCTGGATGCTGCCGACCGAGGGTGTCTACGGCGGTTGGCCGCTGTCCGGTGAAATCGACATTGTGGAAGCGGTCAACCTCAAGGTCGGCGGTGAAGACAAGGTACACGGTACCCTGCATTACGGAGGCAGCTGGCCTGGCAACAAATATTCCGGTGAGTCCTATCAAATTCCCGGCGGATTGAACCCGGCAGACGACTTCCACACCTACGCGGTGGAGTGGGAAGAGGGTGAGGTCCGCTGGTATGTGGATGGTGACCATTACGCAACACAGACCAGCGAGGGGTGGTACACCACCGCCGATCTGGAAAACCCGCTGGCCCCGTTTGATCAGAGCTTCCATCTGATCCTGAATCTCGCGGTGGGCGGCAACTGGCCGGCGAACGTGAACGATACTGGCATCGATGAAAGCGTGTTTCCCCAAGAGTTCGTGATCGACTACGTACGCGTCTATCAGTGCAGTGAAGACTTTGCCACCGGCAAAGGCTGTGGCATGACGGATGGCGACTTCGTTCTCAACCCAGGGATCCAGCCACCGGCAGCACCGGACGGTGACGGCGATGAACTGGTTATTTTTGACGGAGAGGCAAAAGCTCCCTACTCCTGGTTCACCTGGACCGCGAGTGGCGACATCGGCTACGCGACAGTGGATGCTGGCGGTGACTACGGTGATGTCGCCGAAGTGACCTACAACACCAATCAGGGAATCGGTTTCTTTCAGTCCGATGCGACCTATGACCTGAGTGCCTATACCTACGTCGAATTTGACCTGCGGGTGACCGCTGAGCCTGCGGATCCCGGTACAGCGTCTCTGACTTTCCGCGCTGACTGCGTCTATCCCTGCAGCTCCGGTGACTACCCCCTGGATATGCCAGCACTGAACGAGTGGACGCACTTTCAAATTCCAGTCATGGATCTCACCAATGCCGGTCTAAACGCGGCCAGTGTGAACACCCCGTTTATCATTTCTCCAGGGTGGGACAATCAGTTGGGTGCGGTACTTCAGCTCGATAATATCCGCTGGGTTAAGTAA
- a CDS encoding tryptophan halogenase family protein codes for MAQAIKKVVVAGGGTAGWMAAAALSKLMGKQLDITLVESEQIGTIGVGEATIPTLVFFHRLLGIDEAEFLRETQGTYKLGIQFENWRDVGKDYLHAFGVTGRDCWACGFQHFWLRAKELGFAGDFGEYCLERRAAEENKFTHLPNNGLNYAFHIDASRYAAYLRKFSEGFGVKRVEGKIDHVQLHPENGYIRSLKLDSGQEVEGDFFIDCTGMRALLIERALHTGFESWSHWLPCDSAMAVQTEAVEAPIPYTRSIAHESGWQWRIPLQTRVGNGLVYASRYQSDESARTQLLENVQGKTLTEPLSIKFQTGRRRKQWHKNCLAVGLSSGFLEPLESTSIHLIQQNIVRFLRFFPQQEIHQREVDEFNRQSEFDMERIRDFIILHYKVTDRTDTEFWRHCRQLSVPDTLAAKIDMFRETGHVFREGGELFVDSWQQVMLGQGLMPERYHPLVDAMSEQELKGFIEQVKSSVDTNVEKLKDHNVYLREMLAKSAP; via the coding sequence ATGGCGCAAGCGATTAAAAAGGTGGTGGTCGCCGGTGGTGGTACCGCTGGCTGGATGGCCGCAGCAGCACTTTCCAAATTGATGGGCAAGCAGCTCGATATCACTCTGGTCGAGTCTGAGCAGATCGGCACCATTGGTGTTGGCGAAGCCACGATACCAACGCTGGTCTTTTTTCATCGGCTGCTGGGTATCGATGAAGCCGAATTTTTGCGGGAAACTCAGGGTACCTACAAGCTCGGCATCCAGTTTGAAAACTGGCGCGATGTGGGTAAAGACTACCTCCACGCGTTCGGTGTTACCGGTAGGGATTGTTGGGCCTGTGGCTTCCAGCATTTTTGGCTGCGGGCCAAAGAGCTTGGTTTTGCCGGCGACTTCGGTGAATACTGCTTGGAACGTCGTGCTGCAGAAGAGAACAAATTTACTCACCTGCCGAATAACGGCCTCAATTATGCGTTTCATATCGACGCGAGTCGTTATGCCGCTTACCTGCGTAAATTCAGTGAAGGGTTTGGCGTAAAGCGTGTCGAGGGAAAGATCGATCATGTGCAGCTCCATCCGGAGAACGGCTATATCCGCTCACTGAAACTGGACTCCGGCCAGGAGGTTGAAGGGGATTTTTTTATCGACTGCACCGGCATGCGCGCACTGCTGATTGAGCGGGCCCTGCATACCGGATTTGAATCGTGGTCCCACTGGTTACCTTGCGATAGCGCCATGGCAGTACAGACGGAGGCTGTTGAAGCACCGATTCCCTATACCCGCTCAATCGCTCATGAAAGTGGCTGGCAGTGGCGCATCCCGCTGCAAACGCGGGTCGGCAACGGTCTGGTGTATGCGAGCCGTTATCAGAGCGATGAGTCAGCGCGTACCCAGTTGCTGGAGAATGTTCAGGGGAAGACGCTGACGGAGCCCTTGTCTATCAAATTCCAGACGGGGCGACGCCGCAAGCAGTGGCACAAAAACTGCCTCGCCGTCGGCTTGTCGAGTGGCTTTTTGGAACCCCTAGAATCGACCAGTATTCACCTGATCCAGCAGAATATCGTGCGTTTCCTGCGGTTCTTCCCGCAGCAGGAAATTCACCAGCGCGAAGTCGATGAGTTCAATCGTCAGAGTGAGTTTGATATGGAGCGCATCCGCGACTTCATCATCCTGCATTACAAAGTAACCGATCGTACCGACACTGAATTTTGGCGTCACTGCCGGCAGCTGAGTGTTCCGGATACCTTGGCGGCAAAAATCGACATGTTTCGTGAAACTGGGCATGTCTTCCGTGAAGGCGGTGAGCTGTTTGTGGACTCGTGGCAGCAGGTGATGCTTGGCCAGGGGCTAATGCCAGAACGCTACCACCCACTTGTAGATGCCATGAGTGAACAAGAACTAAAAGGGTTTATTGAACAAGTAAAAAGCAGTGTCGATACCAATGTTGAGAAACTGAAGGATCACAATGTGTACCTGCGTGAGATGCTGGCTAAATCAGCTCCGTAG